Genomic DNA from Candidatus Cloacimonas sp.:
GGCTACCACCGGAAATCTGAGGAATAACAATTTCATTAGTTAGCAGTTCAATGCCTTCGGGAACATTTTCCAGATGAAGAATAACATTTGTGGCAGTTGCCCAAGAAACACTATTGGAAACAACAGGATAGAGCCGAATTATTTCTCCGGGATTGATAACACCGTCCTTATCACTATCTTCATCGGTAATGGTATAGCTTGCCAAATTCAACAGAGGAAGATCGGAATTAAAAGCTTTAACCGCTATGGAAGGGTCTCCAAAAAGCACCACTTCATAATAGCACCAGCGCATAACATCATTGCTTAAGGCAGAATTCAAATTTTGCAGCCGGGAATAAGTTAAAGCTTCACCTAAAAAAGGTAAATTCTGCTGAAACAATCCCCGGAAAAACTGACGATCATAAAACTGGGAAGCTCCATTGACGCTTCCGGGACTATACCATCCGTAACGAGTGTTGCCAATAAAAGAGAAAAGGGCACCAGAAGCAGTAACTAAATGTTCACCAATGGATTCACTGCTTCCGGAAGTGCGTTGATCAAAAGCTGCCGGATAACAGCCCTGAGAATAGAGAAAACCATATTCCGTATTAGTTAAGCTTTCTGCCGAGCCATTGGATTGACCGATAAGTGTGAATTCATTAGCGTGTCCCATATGATTCATTATGCCTGCCCCGGCATTAATGGCATTGAATACACTGGTAGAATTAAAAGTGCCATCCCTTTCATAGAGGGTATGCAGATAGTATTCATCGGGTAGATATTGAGCTACATCATCTTTATAATCACCGCCCCAGGTTAGGGGATTATTATTCAGGTTTTCGCCCATAAAGAGAGCATAGTTATTGCTGTAAGTATCGTTATCGGCATAATATTGAATCTTTCTGAACATATTGTTGAATTCAGTTTGGGATTCAGCAGGAAATCTGCCGATATGAACTTCAGGTACCAAATCGGTATTATCGTTTGTTTCACCCCAGATTTGATTTTGATTGGCATTCCAGTTACCGTCCAAATTGCTGTAGTAAATATCTACAGGCATCCTGGCATCAATTGTTTCGCCTACCTGACCGTAAGCGCCTCTTTCGGGAACAATTTCATCGTCGCCACCTAAAATAACATATTCCAGGGGTTGGGAACTATTTGCCCAGGTTTGATAGGCAGCAATAATAAAATTACGGATTTTTTCCGCATTATCAACCCCGGGATAGGATGAATAGATATCCTCCGTAGAAAAAACAGCATTGGAAACACCTTCAGCGGAACGCCAGGCACAATAATTAGTAAACCAGCTTATTCTGGAATTGCTGGTAATAATTATCATCTGTTTAGGCACCGAAAGGTCAATATTGCGATTGGCAAAAGATACATTCCGATAACTTTCTGCCGTTTGATAGGAAGATATTTCCTCAGGATTGCAAATTAGGGAAGTTAGCGTTTGCAGTGTTTTTGTTCCCGGAGTATGAAAATTTGCCTGGTAAAGTGCCTCTTTTTCAGAAAAATCAGAGTTCAGGGATATACTGATTTGAGAGCTGGCATAAAGCTTCCGGTTAACAGGATTGTAACGATAAGGGTAAACATTAAAAAGAGCAATTTGATAACCCCGATAGTATTGTGTTCCTAAAAACTGCCACTGCTGAGAAGGATAAAGACGGTTTTCCAAAACGGCTTTTGCCGAAAGAAACGAAGGGGAATACTCCTTTTCAGAAACAGGCAATTGAGGTGCAGCAACAGGAATTGAAACATTTTCCGCAACTACCTCCGCAGCAGTTAATTGCACGCTGGCATTTTGATATTTGTGACCGAAAGGAAGAAGAACATTTACCGTCATAAATGGTAAAACGGGCTCTCCTGCAGTAATAGTTACAGGAAGTTCCTTCACCTGTTTTGTGTTTTGCCAGGCATAAGGATTAATTTTAATTTCTGTTTCCCAAGCTGCCAAACTTAGGCATAACAGAACGGCACTACAAAGAATAAAGGTCTTTTTCATAATCTATATCCATTTTTTTTATCAGTTACTTATATTAAAGTAGCAAGATATATTCCTTGTTCCCGAAAGTTATCAATTCGTCAAGTGTTTTTCCTTAAAATCCAGTAAGTTCCTAAAAAAATAGTATCCTGCGGTTCAACTTGCAACTATTTATTTGCTCTTTCCCTAAAATGGCCTAATTTATAATAATAAATGCTTTATTCAAGAAAAAGGAGTAAACAATGCAAATCCCTTTTAATATGAATCGGTTAAAGGATACAGAAATTCACTATCCCCAGCGTTTTTCCAATATGTTAACCAGGAATTATGGACTTCTTTTTTATAACGAAGGTAACAAGGCATCTCAGGAAAGCAATCATGCGGTAATTTTAGATTTAATTGAAGTTGAAAGTTCTCTGCGTGATATAGAGTTTTTCTATAAAAGCAAAGGAATTCATCCCTGTCTCTATCCTTCTTTAAATCCCAAAGAATTAGAAATTCTGGAGCCCTTCCTGGAGCGCCACAACTATGTCCTGAAACTTAAGCAAAGTGATTTTTTCCTGCACGATCACGAAAGCAGTTTACGGGAATCTGAGGAACTGAAAATTGAACGCGTTCGCCAATTGGACATTGATATTATGGAAACCATTGCCATAGATTATGGAGGTGATTGGACAATTAAAGTTGTGGAGCGTCATCTAACTCACCCTTCCTATCATTTTCTGGGGGGATATTATCAAGGCGAATTGGCTACAATGGCTTCAGTTAGCATCTTTGCCGGCTACAGCAGAGTTGATGATGTTTTCACCCGAGAGAAATTCAGAGGAAAGGGTTTTGCGGGTGCGATGATGCATCATTTAATCAATTATCACCGGAATATCTCTCAGAATTATCTCTATTTGCAGTCAGACCTTCCTTCTGCTGTTAAAATTTACGAAAAGGCAGGTTTTTCCCGTCTGCCAAAGGATTTTCAAATCTGGGTAGCATATAAAGAGCATAATTAGCGGCAATTCTGAACAGAGCATTATGCCATTGAAGAAGTTACTTAAAGCTTATAAGTTTAAGTAAATAAACAGGGTTTAAAAAAATCCCCGGAAAACCGGGGATCAAAACAACATAAATTGGTTAATACAAATGCGTTGGGATAAATATCTGAAATCCAATATTGATGCCAAATGAGCTTTCTTCATTTTCCTTGTATTCATCAAGTGCATCTTCATAATCATCACCACCATAATCACCTAAACCTATTTGATATTTGAGCCCGAAATCAACATACACATTTTCTACAACAGGAAAAAGATAACCGGCTTTCAAATCAAGATACATAGCATTCCTATTACCATCATACTTTTCACCATCATATTCATCTTCCCAGCTAAATGAATTATAAAGAAAATCCATGCCCCCGTAAATTTTTCCTGGTTCGACAGGATAAAAATACCTTCCTCCAATGCCAATACCCAAAAGAGATGTACTATATTCCGATTCATGCTCATCTCCTTTTTGACCTTCATACATATAATTAAGGAGCACATCAGCTGAAAAGTCATCAATAATAAAATATCCAACCTGAGGAGTAATGCTAAACATAGTAATGGCTTTTTCATCAGAATTGGGTTTGAAAGAAGTGAAAGAAACTGTTCCTCCCGGATTAATCGTTCCTTTCGTAAAAGCACAAACACTTGAAGCGATAATTAGGGCGAGAAGGATAAATAATCCTTTTTTCATTTTAAACCTCCTGGTTTTTTATATATTTTATATATATTCTTATCCCAATTTCCTGTCAATAAAAATATCACATTCACACCCCATTTTTAAAATAAAGGTGTATAAGTTGCTGAGATTTTTACCTGTTGAAATCCCTAAGGGCAAAATCCGAGTGTTGACCCCGGTCAACCTTATGAACAACAAGATGCTGTTCCTCCGGGAAAAAAGGTATATTTTCTCTCTCCTGAGCTCGTGTATTACTACTTAATCAAGCGTTAATCAAGCGTTAATAATTAAGGAGTGATTAAGGTTAGATATAGGAGTGATTGACAGCTTGAGCTAAGGGAGTAATATGACCCTAAAAGATTAAGAAATTATATTGAAAATAACAGCAAAAGAAGGTTGAGAAGGTTTTAAACTCGGATTGTTGACCTCCTGGTCAACCACCTCTTACGCTTTTTCACGCAATGCTGATGTCCTCGTCAACCACCTCTTACGCCTTTTCCCGCAATGCTGATGTCCTCGTCAACCACCTCTCATGCTTTTTTTCTATACCGAAAAGTAATCGGCAACGAAAATACCTGGTTTCTTATGAACGACAAGATGTGTATCCCGCGGACAAATATGAACGACAAGATGTCGTTCCTCCGCGATGTGTAACCAGCGGAAGGTTTTAAACTAAGAGCTAAATCCAGGAAGAATTATTATGCCGGCGTTTAGGATTAGTGCTTCGGGGTAAAAAGTAGCCCTGTTTTTTGGTGTTAAAGTTTTCTCCGGTAACCTGATTTCCTTTTAGATATACAGCTTTAAAGGAACCGGAGAGTTCAATATCCATACCTTTATTACCCTTTACGATGGTTGTAGATTCCGGATCGTAAAGAACAAAATCGGCATCGGAACCGGGGTCTAAGGACCCTTTTTCAGGATAGATACCTAAACGCTTAGCGGCATTTTCACTGGTCATTTTAAGGCAGGTAGCAAGGGGGACTTTTCTTTTTTTCCAGAGTTCGGAAAGCACCCAAAGGTATGAATAATTCATCATTTCCGGATTGCAGCCCTGAAAGAGTTCACAGTAATCGGGCTTTTTCGTTTCCGGGGCAGCGCAATTGGATAGCAGATAAATTTTATTGGTGCGCAGAAGCTCAAAGAGTAAATCGGCAAAATCGGCAAAATCGCAAGCAAAAGGAGTGCTAAAGACCTCAGGATTGAAGAGAGCCATCAGATCGGCAATACAGGTAGCAAAAGAGATATCGCTCCTTTTGGAAATGCTGTTTATAAATTCAATTGCCGGATAGGAAGATATTCTGGGAATGTGAATAGGATTTTCCTGCATTCTGCGTAAGATTTTTTTAATGGCATCCAGCTGAGCAAGAGGACTAAATTCCCGATAACTTTCATAGTCGTAACCCTGGAAAGCAAAGGCAGTATCGCTTTCATAGATATCAAAAAACAAATCCATAATTTCCGTGAAAGTGATATCTGCAATGGCAGGATTGGGAGAAGGAACAGCTAAAGCGATTCCTACAACTCCTTTGTTCCAAATTTCCTGTGCCGATTCTGAATGATAGGGATAATCGTTAATATCAATGTGACCCCAAAGAGCGAGAGCAGTATAGGCATTGGCATTTACCAAAGCAATCTTCTTTTTGAGAGCTGAATTATCAAAAACAGGGCTTTGAGTATGATAGCTTAGTTCGGAAAGGGTAGTCCAACCTCCTTCCAAAGCAATTTTGGTGATGTTAGCCAAGGCAGTTGCCGCATCAGCATTTTTCGCTAAAATATGGGTATGAGGATCAATTCCGCCAGGGAGCATTAACAAACCCTTAGCGTCAATAATTTCAACATCTTCTTCCACCTCAATATCATCGGTGAAGAGTTTAATAATTTTATCTTCAAACAGCACATTCACTCTTTTCAGAGCGGTTGAAGAAGTAGGCAGGGAAACGGATTTAAGTAATTTCATAAGCTTTATCTATCTGAATCAAAGTAGTTTCGGCTTTTGCCGGAAACATTACTCCAATTCTCTTTTTATTTAATAACCTGTTCATTTCTTTTGCTCTTGCAATAGTTTTTGCATTGACCGGTTCAATTCTTCCACGGCAGCAGTATCCCTCAAGGAAAGGAATATCCCTTCCGCCTTCAGCCAATTGCTTTTAGCTTCCGCAAGTTTATTTTCCGCTGCGGCAATTTGCGCTTTAAGCCACAAGCAATGAGCCATAGAAGAAAAATTGCCGTAACGGTAATCCCAATCCTGAGCTTTATTGATATATTCTCTGGCAGATTTATAATCGGCATTCCTGAAATAATAATAGGCAAGCGCATACCAGGCGGATGAAAGCAACTCGGGATTATTGTATTTTGCTTTTTTCAGCTGTGGTTCTATTTTTTTTAAACGAGCAATCAGTTCCTTAACCTGTTTTTCATCTGCAATGGCAAGATAGCTATCTGCCTGCAGTTTTGCCGTTGCCAGTTCCAAAGCAATTTCCTTTGGATAACTTTCTTTAATAGTAGCTATCCGGGAAATGGCAGCATAGTTATTTTCCTGCTGATAGTAATAAATATCCAGCAGTTGCAGATAATATTCCAGTTCGGGAGCTATATTTTGAATCAGCTCTTGCATCCGATTTTTATAATTTTGATAAGCTGCCTCATTGCCATTTGCCAATTCTATCCTTGCCAAACCGCTTAAGCAAATAAGCATTCCTTGAATATCGGCAAAAGAACGATACTTTTCCGTTAAGAAAGCATAGCTCTCTTTGGCGGCTGAAAAGTCCTTCCCGCTTTCCATTTGAATAGCATAGCTTAATTGATTGTCGGCATCTATTTTCGCCTGTGGCTGAACAGGAACTTTCGCGATAGAGCAGGCACCCAAAAAAAGCAAAAAGCAATAAAGCGCTTTACGGAACATCCGGAACCTCATGCAAACGCTTAGTAGAAGGTGCATTTTGTTGCAAGGCGGGGCTAATTCCTTTCCGCAAAAGAGGATTGTTATTCAGACCTTCCAGGGTTTTGCGTGCTTTTGCCAAACTGTCATTCAGATTATTCAAAAGGTAACGCAATTCGGGATTATTTACGGTTGCCAGAATTTGCGTCAATTCCGCTGTAGCGGATTCCAGATTATTCAGGGTTTCTGATAGTGGTTTCAGTATTTTATCGCTGTTGGGATCAAGCAGCTTAATTAACAGCGAATCGGGCTTTTTATAATTCTCTATAGTAGTTTGAGCGCTGGCTAATATAGCTTCCAGTTCATTCATTCTATTATTCAGCCCTTGAGTTAGTTCCGCTAAATTATTTAACGCCCTTAGCAAAACTCCACTATCAGGATTATTATCCCGATTTAAATTAGCCGATAACAAAGCAAGTTCCGAAGTGATGGTGTTCACCTTATTCATACTGGCATTTGCCTTTTCCGAAGCGTCTGCCAAATTTACCAGAAAGCGAGGAATTGCACCTTTATCCTCATTATTATCCTCATTGATGGCTGTAGAAAGCTGTGCCAAATTAGAAACTATAACTGATATCGGATCGCTTAAAGAAGGAGCAATCTTTTTCAACTGCTGTTTGCCTTCCGCAAAATCCGAAGAAAGGACACTGCTTTCCTCTTTTAAATGCTCTTTAGAATTTGGGTTACGAATAAATTCCAGGGTCGTCTTACCCGTAATGGGATTAGTGTTTCGCACTAAAATTGAGCCGGTAAGCATTATGTTTTTATAGCGGTTAAGAATGTAAAACTGCAGCCCGATGTTGCCATCTTCCTCAAGGGAAAAAGCACGCACCCTTCCTACCTCAAAGCCCTTATACAATACGGGAGTTTGAGTGGAAATTCCCATTGCGTTTGCCAAAGTACTGCTATAAACATACTTCTTTTCCAGCAAATTATGCTTGATAGCAATAAAAACCATCACCAGCAATAATATCAAAACCGGTATGCTGACAAAGGCAAAAACAATCTTACGGCTGTGCTTGACCTTATCTATCATATTTTAACCCCATTATGGCTTGTTATTATAGTTTTAACATTGCGTTTTTTGTCAAGCTTTTAGTGCAAAAAATTGCCTAAAGCCCCAAAAAAAATTTGGCCTTTGGATAAGAGTATATTTATTTACCGCATAAAATGAGCAATAAGAAAAGAGAACCTTGTTTTACAGTCCCCAATCTTTTTCCTTGACTCCGTAACATTGCGTTATTTTTGTGGTTTAGTGTAAAATATTAAGGAAAAACTATGGTCGGAATTGTTCTTTCATATACAACCCTCGGAATTGATGCTTATCAGATTTCAGTAGAAGCGGATATAGGAATCGGTTTTAATCCGATGAACATTGTCGGAATGGCATCCAATGCCGTTAAAGAAAGCAAGGATAGAGTTGTTGCTGCTATCAAGAATTCGGGTTATCAAATCAGTACCTTACATTATACTATCAATCTTGCCCCTGCTGATTTGAAAAAGGATAGTGCAGCTTTGGATTTGCCTATCGCTTTAGCTATTTTGCAGTGCAACGAGATATTCAAACTTATTGACTACGATAAAATAGCGATGATTGGTGAGCTTTCTTTGGATGGATTTGTTCGTCCTGTTGCAGGTGTTTTGCCAATTGCCATAGCTGCTAAAAAAGATGGCATAGATACTCTTATTGTCCCTCTGGAAAATGCAGAAGAAGCAGCTATTATAGAAGGTCTGAAGGTTATTCCTGTTACCTCTTTAAGAGAATGTGTCAGCTGGCTTAGTAACGAAACAGAGATTAGAGCTGCCAGCGTTGACCGGGAGAAGATTTTTCAGGTGCTGAATGATTTTCCGGTTGATATGAGTGATGTGAAAGGTCAATTTCAAGTGAAAAGAGCTTTGGAAGTTGCCGCCGCCGGTGGTCATAATGTTTTAATGATTGGTCCTCCGGGAAGCGGTAAAACAATGTTAGCACGCAGAGTGCCCACAATTTTGCCGGAACTGAGTTTGGAAGAGGCATTGGAAGCAACGAAAATTCATTCCGTAGCCGGCTATTCCAAAAATTTCAGGAATGGTATTTTAACCACCAGACCTTTTCGTTCGCCTCATCATACAATTAGCGATGTTGCCTTAATTGGGGGAGGAGCTTTTCCCAAACCGGGAGAGGTGTCTCTTTCGCATAGAGGAGTTTTATTTTTAGATGAGCTGCCGGAATTTAAAAGAGTGGTTTTAGAGGTCTTGCGTCAGCCGCTGGAAGATGGAGTAGTAACAATTTCCCGGGCAGCATCCAGTTTAACTTTCCCGGCAGAATTTATGTTGATTGCCAGTATGAATCCTTGTCCTTGCGGATATTATGGTGCCAATATTCCCAATCATCAATGCAACTGTGAATGGGGTTCAATTTTGCGTTATCGGAGCAGGGTTTCCGGACCGCTTTTAGATAGAATAGATATCCATGTAGAAGTTCCCACCGTCAGCTATGCGGATTTGGCTTCTTTACCAACTGGAGATAAATCAGTTGATATCAGAGCCAGAGTAAATAAAGCCCGCACCATTCAACAGGAGCGTTTTAAGGGAACAGGTATTTTTAATAACAGCCAGATGAATTCCCGCCAGTTACGCAAATTCTGCATTCTGAACGATGATAGTAATGCCTTACTGCAAAATGCAATAGACAAAATGGGCTATTCAGCAAGGGTCTTTGATAGAATTCTAAAGGTCTCCAGAACTATAGCCGATTTGGAAGGACGCAAAGATATCCTCTCCGAAGATATTAGCGAGGCAATTCAATATCGCACTCTGGATAGAAAATATTGGAGCTGAAATATCTCACGCAGATTACGCTGATAACGCAGATTCCGATTTCAGGAACAAGGATTTCAGGATTGCTGGAACAAGGATTTAAGGATTTGAGGATTAAAGAGGATTTGTTTTTTTACCTATATAAAGCGACGGAATTTGCCTGCTTGCTTAATATCTATAGCTTGTAAATATGGTGGTTTAACTCTGAATTGGACAATGCATAATTTGAGCTCAAACATACAGAAAATCAGAATAGTTTTCAGGATGTATAAGGGATAAACCTGCTTTTGGATACAAAGCAGTAAAAGCAGTTGCTTTTATGTTTCGCCGGGGATTCCATTTGATTTCATAAGCGGTAATTTTATCTTCATATACCTCCAGATAGTCAATTTCGGATTTGTGGATGTTACGCCAAAAATACGATTTGCGCAAAATCCCGGCATTAGAAAGCAGCTTCATTCTTTCAGAAACAATGTAATTCTCCCACAATTTACCTATATCGTCTCTAACTGCAATGTCTCTAAAATCGTTTATTAAGCAATTGCGCACACCATTATCCCAGAAATAGATTTTGCGGGAACGCTTAATTTCATTACGCTGATTTGTAGAGTAATTTGGTAAGCGGAAAATGATATATGCCTGCTCCAAAAGCTGAATATACTTTTGAATTGTTTTTTGATCCGTAGAAATTAATTGAGCGAGTTCATTATAGGAGACCTCTGAACCAATTTGCAAAGCTAAAGCGTTCAGAAGACGGTCTAAAAGTTCCGGTTTACGCAGGTCTTGAAAAGTAAAAATATCTTTATATAAATAGCTGCCTACCAGATGATTAAGCAGAGTAGCGGCTTCGGAGGGATGATTAACAATATCGGGATAAGAACCATAAATTAAGCGGTTAGCTAATTCTTTCCTTTCCCGATAAATTCCAAAATTATCTGCAAGTTCCTGATAAGCAAAAGGATATAAGTAAAATTCATATTTTCTGCCCGTAAGCGGTTCCATTATTTGGTTGGATAGCTCAAAAGAAGATGAGCCGGTAGCAACTATCTGCACTTCCGGAAAATTATCCACTAAGAGTTTTAACTTTAAGCCAATATTCTGAACCCTTTGAGCTTCGTCTATAAGGATATATTTGCTTTTCCCGGCAAATTGTTTCATTGAGCTTATTGTCTCCGCAGCCAGTAGATTACGGTCTTCCAAATCATCACAATTTAAATATAGAACATCCTGCTGAGCAGGGAAAAGACCTTTTAATACCGTTGTCTTTCCGCTCTGCCTTGCACCCATAATTAAAATTGCCTTTCCTTTATGCAGATTACTTAATATGCGAGAAGTAATAATTCGTTTAATCATATTCATTTCCTTTTCTTGAGCCAATATATAGATAAGATAATCAATAGGAGGATACCGTCAAGTAAAATTATCCCCATTTTGCAGAGTATAGTCCGGAAAATAACCCCTATTTTGCAGAATATAATCCGGAAAACAGGGATTAACTTCTTATTCGGAAAACTTTCACTTACATATATAAGATTAAAAAGTTCCTAACTTAACGGTTCTCAGTCGGTTGTTTAATGCTCATTAAGCACTTCTTTAACGATTCCTTAGCGCCGTTAAGGAATCGTTAAGGAATCGTTAAACGGTCATTAAAGTAAAACTAAGCAGGAAATGACGAATGCCATAATAAGGATGCATTTTACCTGAAAATTAGGTTAACCACACCAAAATTAAGCTTGTTTTTATAGAAAAACCTTTTAGGGCTACACTCTTTAGGGCTTCTGGGAAGGCGGGAAATAGAAGATAATAGACGGTTGTTTTTTAATAGCGGTTGCAGTTACAGATTGACAACAAAACGGAAAGAAATAGTGTTACATCATACCCGATAAGAGAGGTTAAAAATGAAACGGTTTTATATCTTCAGTGCTATGTTATTTCTGGCATTTTGCCTGAATGCTCAACCCTGGGAAATGGATAACAGTGTTTTTAATCCCAGTGGAGTTCCCAGTTTAACATTTTCTCAGCCCAGATTTATTAACCTGGATGGTGACGGTGACTTTGATTTTTGGTTGGGAAATACGAATCGTCCTCCGCTTTACATTCAGAATAACGGAACTGCAACAAATCCTGCTTTTGGGCAGGGACCAGACCTTTTATCCGCAATTTCTTATCTTGCTTCCGAAATGGCTGTTTCTGCAGATATGAATGGTGATGGAATTTTAGATTTAGTTACCGGGGGCTATACCGGTCTGCATTTGTTTTTAAATAGCGGAACTACTGCCAATCCTGTTTTTACTGAAAGCGGAGGTTATTTTTCCGGTTTAAATGTTGGTTCCATTCCTGTTCCTGATGTAGCGGATGTTGATAACGACGGTGATTTGGATTTGGTTGTGGGCTTAAGTGAAGATGGCAGCGTGATTTTGTATTTTAATATCGGTTCTGCTGTTGCCGGCAATTTTAGTGAAAACAACAGTCAACTTCTTGGTGATATAGGTCTTTATGCTTATCCGGTGTTTTGTGATTTTGATTCTGACGGCAAACAGGATATTTTATGCGGAAGAGATGCTTACGGTTTTGTTTTTTATCAGAACACCGGAACTGCTTCAAATCCTGCCTGGCAGGAAAATAATCCGCTTTTTGCCGGTTTGGGTATGACTACTTACTGGAATTCACCCGATTTGGTTGATCTGAATGGAGACGGACAATATGATCTAATTTACGGAACTGCTGAAGGTCCTTTGCAGTATTATGTGAATAATGGAACTGCCCAAAACCCTTCCTGGCAACAAAATACAGCTCTTTTTGGCGGTGTTTTGGATGCGGGTGGAGCCAGCAATCCTGTTTTTTATGATTTTGATGGTGATGGTGATTACGATTTAATTAGCGGCAGCCAAATGGGAGATATAAAATATTACAGGAATACAGGAACAGCTTATGCTCCTGCCTGGCAAGCAGATAACTCTTATTTTACCAGTATTGACCACTCTATTTATTCTGCCGTAACAGTTGGTGATGTAGATGCAGATGGCTTGCCGGATGTGATTGTAGGGGACTTAAATGGGGGACTTTTCTTTCACCATAATACAGGAACAGGACTAATTGAACAGACCGGTGTTTTACCTGCTGTTTCAGTTGGGGGATGGTCTTGCCCGCGTTTATTAGATATGGATTTTGACGGTGACCTGGATTTAGTTGTTGGGAACGAAGCAGGTAACCTTTTTTACTATCAGAATAACGGAACTCCTGCCAGTCCTTTATGGGAACTGATAAACGGCTTTTTCGGAACAATTGATGTGGGTTCCGATTGTGTTCCCGCTTTTGCTGATGTGGATGAAGATGGTGATTGGGATATGGTTACCGGAAATCTTTTTGGCGAGGTGCAATGTTTTTTACGGGAAAGACAGCTTTGGGTGGAA
This window encodes:
- a CDS encoding ATP-binding protein yields the protein MIKRIITSRILSNLHKGKAILIMGARQSGKTTVLKGLFPAQQDVLYLNCDDLEDRNLLAAETISSMKQFAGKSKYILIDEAQRVQNIGLKLKLLVDNFPEVQIVATGSSSFELSNQIMEPLTGRKYEFYLYPFAYQELADNFGIYRERKELANRLIYGSYPDIVNHPSEAATLLNHLVGSYLYKDIFTFQDLRKPELLDRLLNALALQIGSEVSYNELAQLISTDQKTIQKYIQLLEQAYIIFRLPNYSTNQRNEIKRSRKIYFWDNGVRNCLINDFRDIAVRDDIGKLWENYIVSERMKLLSNAGILRKSYFWRNIHKSEIDYLEVYEDKITAYEIKWNPRRNIKATAFTALYPKAGLSLIHPENYSDFLYV
- a CDS encoding FG-GAP-like repeat-containing protein, whose protein sequence is MKRFYIFSAMLFLAFCLNAQPWEMDNSVFNPSGVPSLTFSQPRFINLDGDGDFDFWLGNTNRPPLYIQNNGTATNPAFGQGPDLLSAISYLASEMAVSADMNGDGILDLVTGGYTGLHLFLNSGTTANPVFTESGGYFSGLNVGSIPVPDVADVDNDGDLDLVVGLSEDGSVILYFNIGSAVAGNFSENNSQLLGDIGLYAYPVFCDFDSDGKQDILCGRDAYGFVFYQNTGTASNPAWQENNPLFAGLGMTTYWNSPDLVDLNGDGQYDLIYGTAEGPLQYYVNNGTAQNPSWQQNTALFGGVLDAGGASNPVFYDFDGDGDYDLISGSQMGDIKYYRNTGTAYAPAWQADNSYFTSIDHSIYSAVTVGDVDADGLPDVIVGDLNGGLFFHHNTGTGLIEQTGVLPAVSVGGWSCPRLLDMDFDGDLDLVVGNEAGNLFYYQNNGTPASPLWELINGFFGTIDVGSDCVPAFADVDEDGDWDMVTGNLFGEVQCFLRERQLWVENTIIFTGIETDQNATPALVDLDHDGDFDLVLGDYDGTFKFYRNLKYSGAVLNPPQNPSFVVNGEVTVMWEGPITGSTSPFEHYKVYLDGVFCGSTTENIWVFLDLEPGVSYIVSITTQYVAGESIPVTLELIITGNTDPIVQPIALTNYPNPFNPSTTISITIPAGSTGTLEIYNVKGQKVRVWNCLPSGEQRILFNGCDKQGLPLPSGVYFCLAKTQNGVQIKKMTLMK